Proteins encoded together in one Porites lutea chromosome 2, jaPorLute2.1, whole genome shotgun sequence window:
- the LOC140927277 gene encoding uncharacterized protein: MNLSRELNVIIDVLFVWFPLTSLTNIAAISLDRMHATILPFRHRLIKKWVYGVTIACVWVLAAMEVLRLEFSLIILHFMNSLVNPIVYTIRIPEFRKALLLLFKRQRGQNARDIPLHAL; this comes from the exons atgaacttaagcCGGGAACTGAATGTGATAATTGACGTTCTTTTCGTCTGGTTTCCTCTGACCTCTCTAACAAACATTGCAGCGATTTCATTAGATCGGATGCATGCAACAATTCTTCCCTTCAGGCATCGCCTCATCAAAAAGTGGGTCTACGGGGTAACTATTGCTTGTGTCTGGGTTTTAGCTGCAATG GAAGTTTTACGTTTGGAGTTTTCTTTAATCATTCTACATTTTATGAACTCGCTTGTTAATCCCATCGTTTACACAATCAGAATTCCAGAGTTTAGGAAAGCTCTCCTGCTGTTATTTAAACGTCAACGAGGACAAAATGCCCGAGATATTCCTCTTCATGcgctttaa
- the LOC140927565 gene encoding uncharacterized protein, which produces MYAVCHSRSSTLYQADNFLLGTRRRKMPLPGPDAPDLREEGSSNAGSDGFHSLVQQAVADSMASVTMQISSLIDSRFDNFKKQFTEENSSSVEAAVKRAKRARFVFQSKGNEQQFEHAESVLDKLESAKGALNANAISKAKTAIEEGIALVTKRMKVIKIADKSQYSWATVQEYLSDELASDSEDEKRLFRSEGRAEKKVKDSKKKRSQKYQHQRFQPYPPFNPNHRSSLPTLDAHSNTGSRFGRDLGVRGRQIGPCFNAGNMVIWPPIVLAKLASARSD; this is translated from the exons atgtatgctgtttgtcactctcgctccagtacgctgtaccaggcagataattttttgttaggcaCAAGAAGACGCAAGATGCCCCTTCCGGGACCAGATGCTCCCGATTTGCGAGAAGAAGGTTCTTCTAACGCTGGTTCTGATGGTTTTCATTCTTTAGTGCAGCAGGCTGTAGCTGATTCGATGGCTTCCGTTACCATGCAGATATCGTCTTTAATCGACTCCCGCTTCGACAACTTTAAGAAGCAGTTCACGGAGGAAAATTCTTCATCAGTTGAGGCAGCCGTTAAACGTGCGAAGCGCGCtcgttttgttttccagagcaAAGGAAACGAGCAGCAGTTTGAACATGCCGAatctgttttggacaagctcgAGAGTGCGAAGGGTGCGCTTAACGCCAATGCCATTTCCAAAGCCAAAACCGCCATTGAAGAAGGTATTGCTTTAGTTACTAAAAGAATGAAGGTAATTAAGATCGCCGATAAAAGTCAGTATAGCTGGGCCACTGTTCAAGAGTACCTTTCGGACGAATTGGCATCTGACTCGGAGGACGAGAAGAGGTTATTTCGCTCGGAGGGGAGAGCAGAGAAGAAAGTTAAAGATTCGAAGAAGAAGCGCTCTCAGAAGTATCAGCATCAGAGATTTCAGCCTTATCCACCGTTCAACCCTAACCACCGTTCTTCCTTACCGACTTTGGATGCGCATTCTAATACAGGAAGTCGTTTTGGCCGTGATCTAGGCGTTCGTGGTCGACAGATTGGCCCGTGTTTTAA tgctggGAATATGGTCATTTGGCCTCCAATTGTACTGGCAAAGCTGGCGAGCGCTCGAAGTGACTAG
- the LOC140927564 gene encoding uncharacterized protein isoform X1: MILDGYATYRELARLAGFIISLSLAVGPIARLFTRQMYFFIQSRPSWDVSFTFSEALLQELKFWLLHIDSFNGYSIRGVFCAESTIYTDASDFAFGGYLATLGGEPVRGMFSPADVDSSSTYRELKAVFYVLKSYAVSLKHQRVKVFVDNMGASRILMVGSSKLHLQQIAVDIFSICLSFGISLDSQWLPREENARADLLSRFIDRDDWSLNPVVFQSLDARWGPHSVDRFSSYFNSQVVRFNSKYFSPGCAAVDALAQDWSSDNNWLCPPTHLIVAAVKHLRYHKGVGTIIIPEWPSASFWPFLHISPSRFHTFVKEFVVLPRLADLLIEGPGQREVYRKKPSVFVGCPSFNMLALRLDFR, encoded by the coding sequence ATGATCCTGGATGGCTACGCAACCTATCGGGAGTTGGCTCGCCTTGCCGGTTTCATCATTTCGCTTTCCCTCGCAGTTGGCCCTATTGCTCGTCTATTCACAAGACAGATGTACTTTTTTATTCAGTCCAGGCCCTCGTGGGATGTCTCGTTTACCTTTTCCGAGGCCCTATTGCAAGAGCTTAAGTTTTGGCTTCTGCATATCGATTCTTTTAATGGGTATTCTATTAGGGGTGTCTTTTGTGCCGAGTCTACTATTTATACCGATGCTAGTGATTTTGCATTCGGCGGCTATTTAGCCACTCTGGGTGGTGAGCCAGTTCGGGGTATGTTTTCCCCGGCTGACGTTGATTCGAGTTCTACTTACCGCGAGTTGAAAGCGGTATTCTATGTTTTGAAGTCATACGCCGTCAGTTTGAAGCATCAGAGAGTGAAAGTTTTTGTTGACAACATGGGCGCCTCTCGTATTCTGATGGTTGGCAGCTCTAAGCTTCATTTACAGCAGATTGCTGTTGACATATTCAGTATCTGTTTGTCTTTTGGCATTTCCTTAGATTCGCAGTGGTTGCCTCGCGAAGAGAACGCTCGTGCCGATTTACTCAGCAGGTTCATTGACAGAGATGATTGGAGTTTGAACCCCGTGGTTTTCCAATCCCTTGATGCTAGGTGGGGCCCTCATTCGGTGGATCGCTTTTCGTCTTATTTCAACTCGCAAGTTGTTAGGTttaattccaaatatttttctccGGGTTGCGCCGCTGTTGATGCCCTAGCTCAGGATTGGAGTTCCGATAATAATTGGTTGTGTCCTCCGACGCATTTGATCGTCGCTGCGGTTAAGCATTTGCGCTACCACAAAGGGGTTGGGACCATAATTATTCCGGAATGGCCATCTGCTtccttttggccctttttacaCATCAGTCCTTCTCGATTTCATACTTTTGTCAAAGAATTTGTTGTGCTTCCAAGGCTTGCAGATCTACTTATTGAAGGACCTGGACAGAGGGAAGTGTACCGCAAGAAACCTTCCGTGTTCGTTGGATGTCCGTCATTTAATATGTTGGCTCTCCGCCTTGATTTTCGCTAA
- the LOC140927564 gene encoding integrase/recombinase xerD homolog isoform X2 — translation MPAHPLCIALYLLELTEDALQKNSGCSAIDSALYGIRWAHKIAGLASPTEHPTVIAAAEGARRKLSKPVQPKQPLDLETVVKVAQYYDTALASLADIRFLFVFLVGYAGLFRVSELLSVKIKDITIVHDSMSIFVSKRKNDQFREGHTSIIARSGKVSCPVSITERLLVLLASPKESCSPVLRRIVRTKNGAYFHKSLGISYSTIRDEFKKYVSPFVNDPSDYCLHSLKSGGASNDGYKLSDPELKDRHAGWKNPCTKRRYTKRSHSEMLEVTRSMGI, via the coding sequence ATGCCCGCTCATCCGTTGTGCATTGCCCTGTACTTATTGGAGTTAACTGAAGATGCCTTGCAGAAGAATAGTGGTTGCTCTGCTATTGATTCTGCGCTTTATGGTATTCGTTGGGCGCACAAGATAGCAGGTCTGGCGTCGCCCACAGAGCATCCAACGGTTATTGCAGCCGCGGAAGGAGCTAGAAGAAAGTTATCTAAGCCAGTTCAACCCAAGCAACCCCTGGATCTTGAGACTGTTGTCAAAGTCGCTCAGTATTATGACACAGCTTTAGCTTCTCTTGCAGAcattcgttttttgtttgtatttttagttgGCTATGCTGGTCTATTTCgagtttctgagttattgagTGTTAAGATCAAAGACATTACCATTGTTCACGATAGCATGTCGATTTTCGTCTCTAAGAGGAAGAATGATCAATTTCGTGAAGGGCATACTTCTATAATTGCCAGATCTGGTAAGGTTTCATGTCCCGTTTCAATCACTGAGAGGCTTCTTGTTCTGTTGGCTAGTCCTAAGGAATCTTGTTCTCCTGTTTTGCGTAGAATAGTTCGCACTAAGAATGGCGCATATTTTCACAAGTCTCTAGGGATTAGTTACTCCACTATTCGTGACGAATTCAAGAAATATGTTTCGCCGTTTGTGAATGATCCAAGTGATTATTGTTTACATAGCCTCAAATCAGGTGGCGCGTCTAATGACGGTTATAAGCTAAGCGATCCCGAGCTGAAAGATAGACATGCAGGATGGAAGAATCCTTGCACTAAGAGGCGTTACACCAAGCGTTCTCATTCTGAGATGCTTGAAGTTACTAGAAGTATGGGTATCTAA